The DNA sequence AATGCCTCTTGTTCGAGTCGTTGCTGGGTGGCGATACGCTGGGCCAGGCACTGGCGGGAGAGGGCGGCAAATTCGATTTCCGCCATGTTGAGCCAGGAGCCGTGCTTGGGCGTGTAGTGGAATTCGAGGGTGTGGCGCAGGTAGCGGGCCGTCTCGAGGGGTAGGTGTTCGTAAAAGGCCCCGTAGGTGTGGGTGCTGTAATTGTCTTGCACGAGCTGGATTTTGGCCGCCTCGGGGTAGTGGGTTTGCACGAGCCAGTCCATAAAACGGGCGTAATCGCCCTTGTTTTTGGTCGTCGTCACCTGCAAGTGGCGCTGACCTGTGTCGATGTTATAAGCCAGCAGCACGTTGCAGACGCCTTTTCGCACGTACTCCTGGTGTTCTTTTTGGGTCGCGTTGGGCTTGGGCGGCAGCGGCGTAAGCACGTGGTCGAGCAGTTGGCAGGGCCGCTCGTCGAAACACAGGCGCACCACGCCCGCTGCGGCCGGGGCGCTGTAGACGTCGAGCACGTCCTCCATATTGGCCAGGTATTCGCCCGTGATGGTGCCAATGCACCACATTTCTTTTAGCCAGGGCTTGAGGTGGCTTTTTTTAACACCTGGCGAATCGTTTCCTTGGAAACGGCCGGTCCGTAGTCGAGCGAGACGAGGGTTTCGTTGAGCAGCGAGAGCGTCCAACGGGCCGCCCCGGTCGGCAATTCACTGCACGCCAGACTGGTGATACGCGCTTCCAGGGCGGGCGTCACCTTCGGCGGTTGCCCGCTGCGCGGGCGCTCTTCCAGCGCCTGGGCCAGCCCCCCGGCCAGGTAGCGGCGCTTGAGGCGATAGTACTGGGTGGGGGAAATGCCCCCTTCGGCCTGCACGGCGGCGGCTCCTTTGCCGCTGCTCATGGCCAGTAGGGCACGGGCACGCGCGATTTTGCGGCTCTTGTGGGTGCCTTTTTTGACAATCGCCTGCAATTTGGCGGCATCGGCAGGCGGTAGATTGACGGGTTTGGCGAGGCGGGGCATTAGCGAAAAACGGATGGTGTCCACTCGTTACTGTTACAAACGGAATTAAGTTGTCAGACCACTAGGTCCGATAACCAACTATTTATAAGATGATTCGCTATTCATTATTTTGTTTGCTCTTGTTGCTGGGGCTTCGCGGTTCTGCCCAATCGCAAAAGCCCTTGCCGCCTGGCTATTTGCAATGGAGCGCTACCAGACGCTTGCAGAGTGCCGATTTTCAAATGAAAGTGCGCCCGCAGAATAACCTGAACCAGAGCGTAGGCAACTTAGGTATTCAGATGAACGGAGGCATTATGGACCTGTTTGGTAAAAATGCCAACCGCGCGGTACAAAACGTCTTTCATTGCGGGGGCTCTTACCTCGATTCGGCGGGGCGACTGAGCACCGAAATCCAAATCCGCTACATGCAAACGCTGTGGGACCTCAACGAAGTAGCTGCCCGAAAACTCCGGCAGGAGCTGCGGGCCAATGCCAAGCGCATCATTTTGTGGGGGAAGCCCGACGCTAATGACTTAATAAGAACGGCTTACGAAGTCGTTGGCCAACGGCAAATTCAGTACGCTGGCGAAACTAAGTATGGCTTGTTTCTTGACAAACAAGAAGCCTGGAAAAGGCAAATTCAAAACGAGCTGCTGGAGTTAGCAGCCTTCGCCGTACCAGATTAGCCCAGCCACTTCTCGTAGCAAAAGAACCGCAGCCCCGGCCGAAACGCCAGCTTGATTTCGCCCGCAAAGCGGTAGCCTAGCTTGGGGAACAGCCGCTGCGTGGCCGCGTTTTCCGAATTTGTGTCCACGCGCAACGTGCGCAGGCCCAGGGTTCGGGCTTCGTGTTCAGCTTGCGCCAGTAGGGCCCCGGCCACGCCGCGGCCCTGGGCTTCGGGGACCACGGCGAGGCGGTGCGTCACGAGGGCGGGCTCGGCGGCGTCCCAGTCGGCGTCGGCGTACTCGGGGTCTTGGTCCTGGGTGAGGGCGGCGACGCCTTCCAGGGCCCCCAGGCGCTCGGCTACCCACAGGTACTGGCGCTCGATGTCGCGCCGGAACACGGCTTCGTTTGGGTACTCGCTGGTCCACTGCATGTTGCCAGCGGCGTTCATTAGCGGCACTACGGCCTTCACCAGCGCCACGACGGCCGGTAAATCGGCCGCCGTGGCGCGGCGAATGGTCAAGTCGGTGGTCATGCTAGCCCTTGCGCAGCACCTCGGCCGCTTCCTTGGCGAAGTAGGTGAGGATGGCGTCGGCCCCGGCGCGCTTGATGCTCAGCAGTACCTCCATCATGGTGCGCTCGCCGTCCATCCAGCCGTTCAGGGCGGCGGCTTTCACCATGGCGTACTCGCCCGATACGTTGTAGGCCGTCACGGGTAAGTTAGTGCGGTCCTTCACCTCGCGGATGATGTCGAGGTAGCTCAGGGCGGGCTTAATCATCACCATATCTGCGCCTTCGGTTTCGTCGAGGGCTAGCTCGCGCAGGGCCTCGCGGCGGTTGGCGGGGTTCATCTGGTAGCTTTTCTTGTCGCCTTTTTTGGGGGCCGAGTCCAGCGCGTCGCGGAAAGGGCCGTAAAACGCCGAGGCGTACTTAGCCGTGTAGCTCATGATGCTCACGTGCTGGAACGCGTTGCTGTCCAGCATATCCCGAATCCAGGCCACGCGCCCGTCCATCATGTCCGAGGGCCCGATGATGTCGGCGCCGGCACGGGCCTGGGCCAGGGCCATCTGGCCCAGTACCTCTAAGCTAGCATCGTTGAGGATTTCGCCGGTGTCCACGTCCACCACGCCGTCGTGGCCGTCGCTGCTGTAGGGGTCCATGGCCACATCGGTCATAATCACCACCTCCGGGAACTGCCGCTTGATGTCGGCCACCGTTTTCAAATACAGCCCGTCGAGGTTGGCCGACTCGCGCGCCAACCGGTCCTTCAGGCTGTCGCTGATGCTCGGAAACGGCGCGAACGACTTGATGCCTAACTCCACGCAGCGCCCGACTTCATCAATCACCGTATCGGCCGAGTAGCGGTAGATGCCGGGCATGGACTTCACCTCCAGCCGCTGGCTGTGGCCTTCGATGAGGAATAGCGGAAAGATAAAATCGTGGGCGGTGAGGCGGGTTTCCTGCACCATGTCGCGGATTACCTGCGATTTACGGTTGCGGCGGGGGCGGTCGATGGGAAGAATCGGCATAAAAATTTCAGGGACTAGCAAAGGAATGTAACCGCACTGGGGCCCTGGAGGTTGCGCCCCCGGGGCCCCAGCGGCCAGAAGTAAGCGGTCGAATTAAGCCTTTTTCTTCGCAGTTTTCTTTGGACTGAACAGCTTGTAGAGCAGAAACAGCACCACCAGGCCGGCAGCCGTGTAGCCTAGCGCGGTGAAAAATCCGACCCCAAAAATGAGGTTCACCAGCGCCGCCAGGCCCGCCAGCACGGCCAGCACCACGCCGATAAAAAACAAAGCCACGCGCCCTAGTCCTGCCTCGGCTGTGCGCTGCGTGTGGGCTATGGCCCCGGCAGCCCGGCGGTGGGGTTGCAGCTGCGCTAGCAACTCCGGCGCGGCCGAGGGTTGGGGTAAAGGGTGCAGTGCCAGCAATTGCCGCGCTTGGTTCCGCACCGACTGGCCAAAGCTTTTGCGGGCCGGGGCCCCTGTTGCAACTGCTGTTACGGTTGCCGGGGCCCCTAGAGCAGTGTCTGGCGCTTCGGCTGAGGCGGTGGTGACTGGCGCTACGAGGGCCCCAGCCGGCGCAGGGCGCGTACCCCGCGCCAGGGCCCCGGGGCTCGCACCAACAGGCGTAGTGAACCGGAAGGCGACCTGCTCGCTCCGGCAACCGGCCACCAAGCTTAGCACGAATAAAAAGGCAACCGGGCGTAAGCGTACAGAAATCATGGAGGGAGGCCCCGGGCTAGAAATCCCGGATTACGTCCGCAATTACGTCGCAGGCCTCGTGTAGTTGTGCCTCGGTGATGACGAGCGGCGGCGCGAAGCGGATGATGTCGCCGTGGGTGGGCTTGGCCAGCACGCCGCGTTCCATCAGGCTCACGCACACGTCCCAGGCCGTGCGGCCGTCGGCAGCGGGCCGGATGACCACCGCGTTGAGCAGGCCGCGGCCGCGCACCAACGCCACCGTGGCGGGGCACTCGGCCTGCACCTGCCGCATGCGCTGCCGGAACATCTCGCCCAGGCGGGCGGCGTTCTCAGCCAGCTCTTCGTCGATGAGCACGTCCAGCGCCGCCCGCATCACGGCGCAGGCCAGCGGGTTGCCGCCAAATGTGGAGCCGTGCTGCCCAGGCTGAATCGTGAGCATGATTTCATCATCGGCCAGCACCGCCGACACCGGCAATACGCCGCCGCTCAGGGCCTTGCCGAGGATGAGAATGTCGCCGCGCACTGCCTCGTGGTCGGAGGCCAGCAGCTTGCCCGTGCGCCCCAGGCCGGTCTGGATTTCGTCGGTAATCAGCAGCACGTTGTGCTCCTTGCAGAGCGCGGCGGCCTGGGCCAGGTAGCCCACGGCGGATAGTACCACGCCCGCCTCGCCCTGGATGGGCTCAATCAGAAAGCCGCACACGTGCGGGTCTTGCAGGGCCGCGGCCAGGGCCTCAATGTCGTTGTAAGGCACCACCTGATAGCCGGGCGTGTAAGGCCCGAAGCCGCCCGTGCTCTCGCCGTCGGTGCTGAAGGAGATGATGCCCGTGGTGCGCCCGTGGAAGTTGTGCTCGGCCACCACAATACGGGCCTGGTTGGGCGCAATGCCCTTTTCCTGGTAGCCCCACTTGCGGGCCAGCTTGAGGGCCGTTTCCACAGCCTCCGCCCCGGAGTTCATCAGCAAAGCCTTGTCGTAATTGAACAGCTCGCACAACTGCTGCTCAGCTGCCCCGAGTTGGTCATTGAAAAACGCCCTTGAAGTCAGCGTTAGCAGCTGCGCCTGTTCCGTTAAGGCCCCGATGATGCGCGGGTGGCAGTGCCCTTGGTTCACGGCCGAGTAGGCGGAGAGAAAGTCGGAGTACCGCTTGCCGTCCACGTCCCAGAGGTACACGCCCGCGCCGCGGGCCAGTACCACCGGCAGCGGGTGGTAGTTGTGGGCCCCGTAGCGGTCTTCGAGGGCCATGAGTTGCTCGGCTCGGCTATCGGTGGTGGGCAGGGCGGGGGCGGGAAATTGCATGAAAGGGGGGGATGGGTGACGGGTAATCAAAAGTAAGCACGAACGCGGCAGGGCCCCGCCGCCCGCTGGCCACCCAGCGGCGGCCCCGCCATCGTATGGGCCGCGCCCGCCGCCGTTACCTTTGCCCCATGCAAGCCCTTCACCACCCCAACGCACCCGCCGCCGTGGGGCCCTATGCGCAGGCCATCGTCGCCGGCGGCTTCGTGTTTTGCTCCGGCCAAACGCCGCTCGTGCCCGCCACCATGCGCATCGAGGCTCTTACCATCGAGGACCAGACTCGGCAGGTACTGGCTAACCTGGCCACGGTGCTCTCGGCGCAAGGCCTGGGCCTGAGCGACGTTGTGAAAACGTCGGTGTTCCTGAAAAACTTCGCCGACTTTGCCCGCATGAACGCCGTGTACGCCGAAGTATTCGGGGCCCACCGCCCGGCCCGCACCACCGTCGAGGTGTCGCGCCTGCCGCTGGAGGCCCTGGTCGAAATCGAGTGCATCGCCGTGCTGCCTGCCGATGCCCGCTGAGCCCACGCGCCCCACGCTGGAAGAGTTCGCCGCCCGGCCCCTGCTGCCTGGCGATTACTACACCACGCCTGAGGGTTACCTGGTTTTCACGGCCCAGTACCACCAGCGGCGCGGCTACTGCTGCCGCAACGGCTGCCGCCACTGCCCCTGGAATTTTAGGCCCCCGGGGCCCCCGTCGGCATGAAAATGAAACGGGTAGTTGGTAATTGGCAGACTTTTACCGATATTTGCGGCCCGTTTCCCTGCTTTGTAATTTCTAATCCCCCCGATATCATGGCCCGAGTTTGTGATTTGACCGGCAAGCGCACCCGCGTTGGCAACAACGTGTCGCACGCCAATAACAAAACCAAGCGCAAGTTCTACCCGAACCTGCAAAAGAAGCGCTTCTACATCCCCGAGCAGGACGCCTGGGTGACGCTGAAAGTAGCTACTTCCACCATCCGCACCATCAACAAAAACGGCATCACGGCCGTGTTGAAAAAAGCCAAGGAGCAAGGTTTCGTAGTATACTAACTGAGCGCGCCGTCGGGCGGGCTGGGCCACTGGCGCCCGGCCCGCCGACGGCGCTTACTGCCAAAGCCAGCGCCGATGCGCCAGCCCCCGGGCCGGGCATCGGCGCTGGCTTTGGTGGGCCCCCAGGGCCCTGGCACGGCCGGAAATGCCCTGGCTGATAAGACTATAAATAAGCAATAGGTGCTTCATCTTTTGCGGTTTCCCCAAAAGGCCGTACCTTTGCAATCCTAAAACCAAAAACAACCCCCGTCGAGATGGCCAAGAAAGGAAACCGGGTGCAGGTTATCATGGAATGCACCGAGCATAAGAACTCGGGGCTGCCGGGCACCTCGCGCTACATCACCACCAAGAACCGCAAGAATACCCCCGAGCGCATCGAGCTGAAGAAATTCAACCCGATCATGCGTAAAATGACCGTTCACAAAGAGATTAAATAACCTGCGTTATGGCTAAGAAAGTAGTAGCAACTCTGAAAACCACGGAGAACGCCAAGAACTGGGCAAAGGTCATTCGCGCCGTGAAATCGGAGAAGACGGGCGCCTATACCTTCAAGGAGGAAATGGTGCTCCTCGACAAAGTACAGGAGTTCATCACCACTGGTAACAAGTAAGCTGCCGGCCGTTGAATAACAAGAAAGTCCCGCCTTTGTGGGACTTTCTTGTTTTATGGGGGTATGAGGTAAATGTTTGGACAGGACGGACGGTGGCAAGTGCTCCGCGCGCCCTTGCCCGACTAATTCCTGGCCCCGTACCCTCTTCCCTCATTCCCTTCCCTCATGGGCCTCTTCGATTTTTTTAAGAAAGACAAGGACAGCAAGGAGCAGCAAGCCTCGCTCGACGCGGGCCTGGAAAAAACCAAGACTAGTTTTTTCAACCAGCTCAGCAAGGCCGTGGTCGGCAAAAATACGGTCGACGAAGCCGTGCTCGACGACCTGGAAGCTCTGCTGGTGCACGCCGACGTGGGCATCGACACGACGGTGAAGGTGATTGACCGCATCGAGCAGCGCGTGGCCCGCGACAAATACGTGAGCACCAATGAGCTGGACCGCATCCTGCGGGAGGAAATTGCCGCCTTGCTCGAAGACAACAACACCGGCTCGACGGCCGTGCTCGAGCGCGGCGACGCGGCGCAGGGCGCGGGGCCCTTCGTGATTATGGTGGTGGGCGTGAACGGCGTAGGCAAAACCACGACCATCGGCAAGCTGGCCCACCGCTTCCACAGCGCCGGCAAAAAGGTGGTGCTGGGGGCCGCCGACACGTTCCGGGCCGCGGCCGTCGACCAACTCATCATCTGGGGCCAGCGCGTGGGCGTGCCCGTGGTGAGCCACGGCATGAACAC is a window from the Hymenobacter nivis genome containing:
- the hemB gene encoding porphobilinogen synthase; this encodes MPILPIDRPRRNRKSQVIRDMVQETRLTAHDFIFPLFLIEGHSQRLEVKSMPGIYRYSADTVIDEVGRCVELGIKSFAPFPSISDSLKDRLARESANLDGLYLKTVADIKRQFPEVVIMTDVAMDPYSSDGHDGVVDVDTGEILNDASLEVLGQMALAQARAGADIIGPSDMMDGRVAWIRDMLDSNAFQHVSIMSYTAKYASAFYGPFRDALDSAPKKGDKKSYQMNPANRREALRELALDETEGADMVMIKPALSYLDIIREVKDRTNLPVTAYNVSGEYAMVKAAALNGWMDGERTMMEVLLSIKRAGADAILTYFAKEAAEVLRKG
- a CDS encoding helix-turn-helix domain-containing protein, yielding MPRLAKPVNLPPADAAKLQAIVKKGTHKSRKIARARALLAMSSGKGAAAVQAEGGISPTQYYRLKRRYLAGGLAQALEERPRSGQPPKVTPALEARITSLACSELPTGAARWTLSLLNETLVSLDYGPAVSKETIRQVLKKATSSPG
- a CDS encoding GNAT family N-acetyltransferase, with the translated sequence MTTDLTIRRATAADLPAVVALVKAVVPLMNAAGNMQWTSEYPNEAVFRRDIERQYLWVAERLGALEGVAALTQDQDPEYADADWDAAEPALVTHRLAVVPEAQGRGVAGALLAQAEHEARTLGLRTLRVDTNSENAATQRLFPKLGYRFAGEIKLAFRPGLRFFCYEKWLG
- a CDS encoding DUF4295 domain-containing protein; this translates as MAKKVVATLKTTENAKNWAKVIRAVKSEKTGAYTFKEEMVLLDKVQEFITTGNK
- a CDS encoding IS630 family transposase, with protein sequence MWCIGTITGEYLANMEDVLDVYSAPAAAGVVRLCFDERPCQLLDHVLTPLPPKPNATQKEHQEYVRKGVCNVLLAYNIDTGQRHLQVTTTKNKGDYARFMDWLVQTHYPEAAKIQLVQDNYSTHTYGAFYEHLPLETARYLRHTLEFHYTPKHGSWLNMAEIEFAALSRQCLAQRIATQQRLEQEALAWQAKRNAAATKVNWSFTTKKARDKLKNRYAELTKKTDETKLSDH
- the rpmG gene encoding 50S ribosomal protein L33 is translated as MAKKGNRVQVIMECTEHKNSGLPGTSRYITTKNRKNTPERIELKKFNPIMRKMTVHKEIK
- a CDS encoding DUF5522 domain-containing protein; protein product: MPAEPTRPTLEEFAARPLLPGDYYTTPEGYLVFTAQYHQRRGYCCRNGCRHCPWNFRPPGPPSA
- the rocD gene encoding ornithine--oxo-acid transaminase, whose amino-acid sequence is MQFPAPALPTTDSRAEQLMALEDRYGAHNYHPLPVVLARGAGVYLWDVDGKRYSDFLSAYSAVNQGHCHPRIIGALTEQAQLLTLTSRAFFNDQLGAAEQQLCELFNYDKALLMNSGAEAVETALKLARKWGYQEKGIAPNQARIVVAEHNFHGRTTGIISFSTDGESTGGFGPYTPGYQVVPYNDIEALAAALQDPHVCGFLIEPIQGEAGVVLSAVGYLAQAAALCKEHNVLLITDEIQTGLGRTGKLLASDHEAVRGDILILGKALSGGVLPVSAVLADDEIMLTIQPGQHGSTFGGNPLACAVMRAALDVLIDEELAENAARLGEMFRQRMRQVQAECPATVALVRGRGLLNAVVIRPAADGRTAWDVCVSLMERGVLAKPTHGDIIRFAPPLVITEAQLHEACDVIADVIRDF
- the rpmB gene encoding 50S ribosomal protein L28 codes for the protein MARVCDLTGKRTRVGNNVSHANNKTKRKFYPNLQKKRFYIPEQDAWVTLKVATSTIRTINKNGITAVLKKAKEQGFVVY
- a CDS encoding RidA family protein encodes the protein MQALHHPNAPAAVGPYAQAIVAGGFVFCSGQTPLVPATMRIEALTIEDQTRQVLANLATVLSAQGLGLSDVVKTSVFLKNFADFARMNAVYAEVFGAHRPARTTVEVSRLPLEALVEIECIAVLPADAR
- the ftsY gene encoding signal recognition particle-docking protein FtsY, whose translation is MGLFDFFKKDKDSKEQQASLDAGLEKTKTSFFNQLSKAVVGKNTVDEAVLDDLEALLVHADVGIDTTVKVIDRIEQRVARDKYVSTNELDRILREEIAALLEDNNTGSTAVLERGDAAQGAGPFVIMVVGVNGVGKTTTIGKLAHRFHSAGKKVVLGAADTFRAAAVDQLIIWGQRVGVPVVSHGMNTDPASVAYDAVRKGVELGADVVIIDTAGRLHNKVNLMNELTKIKRVMQKVIPDAPHEVLLVLDGSTGQNAFLQAKEFTKATEVSALAITKLDGTAKGGVVIGISDQFSIPVRYIGVGEKMTDLQLFDKHTYVNSLFRK